In Janthinobacterium sp. J1-1, a single genomic region encodes these proteins:
- a CDS encoding DUF2840 domain-containing protein, giving the protein MNAFAWPAANAAPAAPLPALSALAGQAGNVPLTRVSLAYLEHRFKLYLRFGEPARTLQLDRWRRCAVFLPGAMLCRIRWQANDYGTIRWQLMVMQACTPLDAAQRIPGVQPGARLLLHTEGDANVRAVLERIDGIEALGIAAIDVSPAYWRTLGNRLAARLALPEYTTERHTAWLAGKVLP; this is encoded by the coding sequence ATGAACGCATTCGCTTGGCCTGCCGCGAACGCGGCACCGGCTGCGCCGCTGCCTGCGCTTTCGGCACTCGCCGGACAGGCCGGCAATGTGCCGCTGACGCGCGTTTCGCTGGCCTACCTCGAACATCGCTTCAAGCTCTACCTGCGCTTCGGCGAACCGGCGCGCACGCTTCAGCTCGACCGCTGGCGGCGCTGCGCGGTGTTCCTGCCGGGCGCGATGCTCTGCCGCATCCGCTGGCAGGCCAACGACTACGGCACGATCCGCTGGCAACTCATGGTGATGCAGGCTTGCACACCGCTGGACGCGGCGCAGCGCATCCCCGGTGTTCAGCCGGGCGCGCGCTTGCTCCTACACACCGAAGGCGATGCCAACGTGCGCGCCGTGCTGGAGCGCATCGACGGCATCGAGGCGCTGGGCATCGCTGCCATCGACGTGTCGCCGGCGTACTGGCGCACGCTGGGCAACCGTCTTGCGGCTCGCCTTGCGCTGCCCGAATACACCACCGAGCGGCATACCGCCTGGCTGGCCGGGAAGGTGCTGCCATGA
- a CDS encoding S26 family signal peptidase has translation MTAPTTTPNAPDVAPRPRSRLRARIVLATLAAIGFAALAWAAFVSPLPRLTYNPSDSVAVGWYRIDPFDPRTASLPRPLSVDSIVLVPLPATAAALAAQRGYLPTRVPLLKRVGAVAPQHVCIVAGQVRIDGVPSAAVLPADRLGRALPSLQLCRRLEPGELLLLSVTNPASFDSRYFGPVSASAVIGVAHPVWPEIRP, from the coding sequence ATGACCGCCCCGACCACCACACCCAACGCGCCCGACGTGGCGCCGCGTCCTCGCTCACGCCTGCGCGCTCGCATCGTGCTGGCGACACTGGCCGCCATCGGCTTCGCTGCGCTGGCCTGGGCGGCTTTCGTGTCGCCGCTGCCGCGTCTGACCTACAACCCGTCCGACAGCGTGGCGGTCGGCTGGTATCGCATTGACCCGTTCGACCCGCGCACCGCCTCGCTGCCACGTCCGTTGTCCGTGGACAGCATCGTGCTGGTGCCGCTTCCGGCCACGGCTGCCGCGCTCGCTGCGCAGCGCGGCTACCTGCCGACGCGCGTTCCGCTGCTCAAACGTGTGGGCGCGGTCGCGCCGCAACACGTCTGCATCGTCGCCGGTCAGGTACGCATCGACGGCGTGCCTTCGGCCGCCGTACTGCCCGCCGACCGGCTGGGCCGGGCGCTGCCGTCCTTGCAGCTTTGCCGCCGCCTTGAACCGGGCGAACTGCTCCTGTTGAGCGTGACGAATCCAGCATCGTTCGACAGCCGCTATTTCGGCCCGGTCAGCGCATCCGCCGTGATCGGCGTTGCGCATCCGGTGTGGCCGGAGATACGCCCATGA
- a CDS encoding relaxase/mobilization nuclease and DUF3363 domain-containing protein: MTDSRDDDFRVRPSAPKNRGKGQGQSFVSKVLKQAGKASSGKSAVRRPGAAGTGQRPGSRLGRGHTAARFAGAKLMPMSRRVTIKTLLVNHQRASPQSLAKHLRYIERDGAGRDGEPGRGYGPQADEADLDAFKERCADDRHHFRFIVSPEDGAELDDLRTYTRHLVSRMEADLGTRLDWVAVDHWNTDNPHTHLIVRGRDDTGKDLIIAGDYIAHGFRHRAAELATEWLGPRTELEIQQTLRREVEQERWTSLDRTLQRETGEDGRVHVERLNEPRLQRQRLLLIGRLQRLQRLGLADEVQPGTWAIHADAEKTLRALGERGDIIRTMQRAMSGQPRELAVFEPGDDGRSLIGRVAAKGLADELHDRGYLIIDGTDGKAHYVALNARDELANYPTGAVVEVKGSTEVRTADKNIASLASDGLYRTDHHLVIEQGRATPGRDPQEVVAAHVRRLEALRRACIVERVAEGLWKVPDDLAERGRQYDAQRLGDVAVELKSHLPIERQARVIGATWLDQQLIGGGRGLGNLGFGGDTKQAIQQRADFLEEQGLAQRRGQRVILARNLLGTLRNRELVQAAKDIAAETGLEHRPVADGQRVAGIYRRSIMLASGRYAMLDDGMGFSLVPWRPVIEPRLGQQLAAKVIGGSASWELGRKPSIGIS, translated from the coding sequence ATGACCGACAGCCGCGACGACGACTTTCGCGTGCGCCCCAGCGCCCCGAAGAACCGGGGCAAGGGCCAGGGGCAGAGCTTCGTTTCCAAGGTGCTCAAGCAGGCCGGCAAAGCCAGCAGCGGCAAGTCGGCAGTACGCCGTCCTGGCGCGGCTGGCACCGGCCAGCGGCCCGGCTCTCGGCTCGGACGTGGCCACACGGCGGCGCGCTTCGCCGGGGCGAAGCTAATGCCCATGTCGCGGCGCGTGACCATCAAGACCTTGCTGGTCAATCACCAGCGGGCCAGCCCGCAATCGCTCGCCAAGCACCTGCGCTACATCGAGCGCGACGGCGCGGGTCGCGATGGCGAACCGGGCCGGGGCTACGGGCCACAGGCCGACGAAGCCGATCTGGACGCCTTCAAGGAACGCTGCGCCGACGACCGGCACCATTTCCGCTTCATCGTCTCGCCCGAGGACGGGGCCGAGCTGGACGACCTGCGCACCTACACCCGGCATCTGGTGAGCCGCATGGAAGCCGACCTGGGCACGCGGCTGGATTGGGTGGCGGTGGATCACTGGAACACCGACAACCCGCACACCCACCTGATCGTGCGCGGGCGCGACGACACCGGCAAAGACCTCATCATCGCGGGTGACTACATCGCCCACGGCTTCCGCCATCGCGCCGCCGAGCTGGCGACCGAGTGGCTGGGGCCGCGCACCGAACTGGAGATTCAGCAGACCTTGAGGCGCGAGGTGGAACAGGAGCGGTGGACGAGCCTGGATCGCACCTTGCAGCGCGAGACCGGCGAGGATGGCCGGGTGCATGTCGAACGGCTCAACGAGCCGAGGTTGCAACGCCAGCGCCTGCTGCTGATCGGCCGCCTGCAACGCTTGCAGCGCCTGGGCCTAGCCGACGAGGTGCAGCCCGGCACCTGGGCCATTCATGCCGATGCCGAGAAGACCTTGCGTGCCCTGGGTGAGCGTGGCGACATCATCCGAACGATGCAGCGGGCCATGAGCGGCCAGCCGCGTGAGCTGGCGGTGTTCGAGCCGGGCGACGATGGTCGCAGCCTCATCGGCCGCGTGGCCGCGAAGGGGCTTGCCGATGAGTTGCACGACCGAGGCTATCTGATCATCGACGGCACGGACGGTAAGGCCCACTACGTTGCACTGAACGCCCGCGACGAACTGGCGAACTATCCCACGGGCGCTGTGGTAGAGGTGAAGGGTTCGACTGAGGTGCGCACGGCCGACAAGAACATCGCCTCGCTGGCGAGCGATGGCCTGTACCGCACCGATCATCACCTGGTAATCGAGCAGGGCCGGGCTACGCCCGGACGCGACCCGCAGGAAGTCGTCGCCGCTCATGTCCGGCGGCTGGAAGCCCTGCGCCGGGCTTGCATCGTGGAGCGCGTGGCCGAAGGGCTATGGAAGGTACCGGACGACCTGGCCGAGCGTGGCCGCCAATACGACGCGCAACGGCTGGGCGATGTAGCCGTAGAGCTGAAATCACACCTTCCTATTGAACGGCAGGCCCGCGTCATCGGCGCGACTTGGCTTGACCAGCAACTGATCGGCGGTGGCCGTGGGCTGGGCAACTTGGGCTTTGGCGGTGATACCAAGCAGGCCATACAGCAGCGAGCCGATTTCCTCGAAGAACAGGGGCTGGCACAGCGCCGCGGGCAGCGCGTCATCCTCGCGCGCAACCTGCTGGGCACGCTACGCAATCGGGAACTAGTGCAGGCCGCGAAAGACATTGCGGCGGAAACCGGCCTAGAGCATCGCCCGGTGGCCGACGGGCAGCGCGTAGCCGGTATCTACCGGCGTTCCATTATGCTCGCCAGCGGGCGCTACGCGATGCTCGATGACGGCATGGGGTTCAGCCTTGTGCCGTGGCGGCCGGTAATTGAGCCGCGACTGGGACAACAGCTTGCCGCAAAGGTTATCGGCGGAAGTGCCTCTTGGGAACTTGGACGAAAGCCCAGTATCGGTATCAGTTAG
- a CDS encoding IS3 family transposase (programmed frameshift): protein MSEGKKRRVHTAEFKAKVGLEAVRGVKTVTEIAQEFGVHPVLVGQWKKEILENAGALFDTKRGPKPIDESSPEDKLYGEIGRLKMEVDWLKKKPGAVSQEARLGWIEAGHEKLPLTRQCELASVPRATVYRRIDAASRQACEDESDLKLSALIDEEYTSRPFYGSRRMVVFLRATGHVVNRKRVQRLMRGMGLAGMAPGPNTSRAHPQHKVYPYLLRGVPVTRPNHVWSTDITYIRLARGFAYLVAIIDWYSRKLLSWRLSNSMDASFCVDCLEDALRQHGKPELFNSDQGSQFTSTAFTDVLKREGVAISMDGRGRALDNIFVERLWRNVKYEDVYLKGYANMAELTVGLAQYFAFYNAERPHQSLSYQTPDQVYRDGVGGGALIVDRFGDDKKKSQEESNTGQRRAAGAVETGTA, encoded by the exons ATGAGTGAAGGTAAAAAACGTCGGGTACACACGGCCGAGTTTAAGGCCAAGGTCGGTCTGGAGGCCGTTCGCGGCGTCAAGACGGTGACGGAGATCGCGCAAGAGTTCGGCGTGCATCCGGTGCTGGTGGGCCAGTGGAAAAAGGAAATCCTGGAGAACGCCGGCGCGCTGTTCGACACCAAGCGCGGCCCCAAGCCGATCGATGAAAGCAGTCCCGAGGACAAACTATACGGCGAGATCGGTCGGCTGAAGATGGAAGTGGACTGGCTTAAAAAAAAGC CTGGGGCCGTGAGCCAGGAGGCGCGCTTGGGCTGGATCGAAGCCGGGCACGAGAAGCTGCCGCTGACGCGCCAATGCGAGCTGGCAAGCGTGCCGCGCGCGACGGTGTACCGCCGGATCGACGCGGCATCCCGGCAGGCATGCGAGGACGAGAGCGACCTGAAGCTGAGCGCGCTGATTGACGAGGAATACACCAGTCGGCCTTTTTATGGCAGCAGGCGCATGGTCGTGTTCCTGCGCGCGACGGGCCATGTAGTCAACCGCAAGCGCGTGCAGCGTCTGATGCGCGGCATGGGGCTGGCGGGCATGGCGCCGGGGCCGAATACGAGCCGAGCGCATCCGCAGCACAAGGTCTATCCGTACCTGTTGCGCGGTGTGCCCGTGACGCGTCCTAATCACGTATGGTCGACCGATATCACCTACATCCGGTTGGCGCGGGGCTTCGCGTATTTGGTGGCGATCATCGACTGGTACAGCCGCAAGTTGCTGTCCTGGCGCCTCAGCAACAGCATGGACGCGTCGTTCTGCGTGGACTGCCTGGAGGACGCCTTGCGCCAGCATGGCAAGCCGGAGTTGTTCAACAGCGATCAGGGTTCGCAGTTCACCAGCACGGCCTTCACCGACGTGCTCAAGCGCGAAGGCGTCGCCATCAGCATGGACGGGCGCGGTCGGGCGCTGGACAACATCTTCGTCGAGCGGCTGTGGCGCAACGTGAAGTACGAGGATGTGTATCTGAAAGGATACGCCAATATGGCGGAATTGACGGTGGGCCTGGCGCAGTATTTCGCGTTCTATAACGCTGAGCGGCCGCACCAATCGCTGAGCTACCAGACGCCCGACCAAGTCTACCGCGACGGGGTTGGCGGCGGTGCGCTGATCGTCGACCGGTTTGGTGACGACAAGAAGAAGTCACAGGAAGAGAGCAATACGGGTCAGCGCCGAGCAGCTGGAGCAGTGGAAACGGGCACAGCTTAA
- a CDS encoding patatin-like phospholipase family protein, with amino-acid sequence MVLLAEVKRLEVCKFTRWSLAGVLATVVLTGCSTYRPWINPTLSDAALMSLAENDQRIRPSEVNQPVVVAVTLSGGGARAAAFGLGVLRELKATRFALEGQETTLLDQVFLVSGVSGGSILAAHFAAFGDATLTRFEPDFLLVPFEGRLIREALWPERLYRLTSPWFGRSQILAQRLDELFEGRTFGDVRRRPGAPELMITATDLTTGAPFDFTTEQFRLICSDLDATPLSFAVAASSAVPLVLSPVTVRNNANTCPPPLRSLPVRGQNYRSRILQSGIDSYLNAHDRPYIHLVDGGVSDNLGVRLMLDRLVASGSMSANFSEVKPGSLRRLVLVTVNSERGLSERVDSSDRVPSTTQVLESLIFGAGARETQVTLIVDPESETMV; translated from the coding sequence GTGGTGCTGCTTGCAGAGGTAAAGCGCCTGGAGGTGTGTAAATTCACACGATGGAGTTTGGCCGGTGTGCTGGCAACGGTAGTTCTGACAGGGTGTTCCACTTACCGTCCTTGGATCAACCCGACACTTTCCGACGCCGCCTTAATGTCTCTCGCCGAGAACGACCAACGCATCAGGCCGTCGGAGGTCAACCAACCGGTGGTTGTAGCGGTGACACTGTCAGGCGGGGGCGCTCGGGCGGCGGCCTTCGGCCTGGGCGTGCTGCGCGAACTCAAGGCCACACGCTTCGCGCTAGAGGGCCAGGAGACCACTCTGTTGGATCAGGTGTTCCTGGTCAGCGGAGTGTCGGGGGGCAGCATCCTTGCCGCGCACTTCGCGGCCTTCGGCGATGCCACGCTGACTCGTTTCGAGCCGGATTTTCTGCTTGTGCCTTTTGAGGGGCGACTCATACGTGAAGCTCTGTGGCCTGAGCGTCTTTATAGACTAACTTCACCTTGGTTTGGGCGCAGCCAGATCCTGGCTCAACGCTTGGACGAACTTTTTGAAGGCCGCACCTTTGGTGACGTGCGCCGACGACCGGGCGCGCCCGAACTGATGATCACGGCAACCGACCTCACGACCGGTGCCCCTTTCGATTTCACCACCGAGCAATTCCGGCTAATCTGTTCCGACCTCGATGCAACGCCGCTGTCTTTCGCGGTGGCGGCCTCGTCGGCAGTACCGCTGGTGCTGTCGCCCGTAACGGTGCGAAACAACGCCAATACCTGTCCGCCGCCTCTCCGATCTTTGCCTGTCAGAGGGCAAAATTACAGATCACGCATCCTGCAAAGCGGCATAGACAGCTACCTCAATGCGCACGATCGGCCCTATATCCACCTCGTGGACGGTGGTGTCTCCGACAACCTCGGCGTACGTCTGATGCTAGACCGGCTAGTAGCTTCGGGCTCAATGAGCGCCAATTTCTCGGAGGTCAAGCCCGGAAGCTTGCGCCGACTCGTGTTGGTGACGGTGAACTCCGAACGAGGACTGAGCGAGAGAGTGGACAGTAGCGACCGAGTTCCCAGCACGACGCAAGTACTTGAGTCGCTGATCTTCGGTGCCGGCGCTCGCGAGACCCAGGTGACGCTTATAGTGGATCCCGAATCTGAGACGATGGTTTAA
- a CDS encoding DUF3313 family protein — protein sequence MKRPISLIHFVLLAGLTATLSGCASNGMTRSGFLGDYDVLGKTKYENVLLFKAPGFEPSRYREILVEDAQVVTATGRIGGLEAEQVRELLDHVNSELRHLQTKSEAPASSGRIRVRVAITTIETPNRAVNTLTTLLVGPVTTGGASLEFEAVDEQTDRRVAAASCFEHGNALADFKGSYTLLGHAKSAITTCLERINSAWRSAGS from the coding sequence ATGAAACGCCCTATTTCATTAATCCATTTTGTGCTGCTGGCAGGCCTCACGGCAACCTTATCTGGCTGTGCTTCAAACGGAATGACTCGATCAGGGTTTCTTGGTGATTACGATGTATTGGGAAAAACGAAGTACGAAAATGTTCTGCTCTTCAAGGCGCCAGGCTTTGAACCCAGTCGTTACCGGGAAATATTAGTCGAGGATGCTCAGGTAGTGACGGCAACTGGACGCATAGGTGGGCTTGAAGCTGAGCAAGTGCGAGAGCTTCTCGATCACGTCAACAGTGAACTGCGACATCTCCAAACTAAGTCCGAAGCTCCCGCATCGTCAGGCCGCATACGTGTGCGTGTGGCAATTACGACCATTGAGACGCCCAATAGAGCAGTCAACACCCTAACGACGTTGCTTGTTGGACCAGTGACAACTGGGGGAGCTAGTTTGGAGTTTGAGGCAGTAGATGAACAAACAGATCGTCGGGTGGCTGCTGCTAGCTGCTTCGAGCACGGCAACGCTCTCGCGGATTTCAAAGGCTCCTACACACTGCTCGGGCATGCAAAGTCTGCAATCACCACCTGCCTTGAACGGATCAATAGCGCTTGGAGAAGTGCTGGCTCGTGA
- a CDS encoding multidrug efflux SMR transporter has translation MNPLSWNPWLVLLIAGLFEIGWPLGLKMGAANAAMRYVGPAIAVACMAASGFFLWLSLKQIPIGTAYAVWTGIGSLGAFFVGVYVFGDTASLIRWVGIALVVAGIVCLKMG, from the coding sequence ATGAACCCGTTGTCATGGAATCCATGGTTGGTTCTACTGATTGCCGGCCTGTTCGAAATCGGTTGGCCACTAGGCCTCAAGATGGGTGCGGCCAATGCAGCGATGCGCTACGTGGGGCCGGCGATTGCAGTTGCCTGTATGGCAGCCAGCGGCTTTTTCCTATGGTTATCTCTTAAACAGATCCCCATAGGAACAGCTTATGCGGTCTGGACCGGCATCGGTTCGCTGGGCGCGTTTTTCGTGGGCGTGTATGTGTTCGGCGATACCGCCTCCTTGATACGTTGGGTTGGAATTGCGCTGGTTGTTGCTGGCATCGTCTGTCTGAAAATGGGATAA
- a CDS encoding efflux RND transporter permease subunit produces the protein MKITEMALRASRLTYLAAVIILVAGIATFLNFPSQEEPSVTIRDAVVAVLNPGMPAERVEQLIARPIEERLRELAEVKRVTTTVRAGGAVIQVTIWERYTDLAPIWQRVRAKVADAQPLLPQGTLGPFVNDDFGRVAVASIAVTAPGYSMGEMRVSLKEMRDRLYALPGVDRISFYGLQEERVYLEFDRPKLAQLGLTPQGVIDQLVKQNVVLSGGQIAIGGINASLAVSGEVRDAASLRALPIMMAQAQGARGASPAPSISLGELARVQVQPADPPESAAVYKGQPAVVMAVSMTSGQNVEQFGVALKSRVAELEKLLPAGFELSYVTFQADVVKREMGKMNQVMIETIVIVLGVVVLFLGWRTGFIVGMIVPLTILGALIVMRALNIELQSVSMAAIIIALGLLVDNGIVIAEDIERRLAAGEDRKQACLEAGRTLALPLLTSSLVIVIAFSPFFFGQSATSEYLRSLVIVLALTLLGSWLLCLTVTPLLCYHFTKVHHQPANDAQTYNTRFYRGYRKLLEWVLDHKAIYVGVMTGALAVALYGFTTLPYDFLPKSDRVQFQIPVQLAPGTDSRLTLAKVKEVSGWLGDQEINPEITDHIGYVADGGPRFILGLNPPLPASNIAYFVVTVKAGTNIDVVIARTRAYFAQHHGDVRAEPQRFSLGTTEAGTAVYRVSGPDHEVLMNAAAKIESALRELPGTANIKNNWDTRVGRLDVRVDQDRARRAGVTTDDIAAWLGTRYIGQSISVIRDGDTSVPIVMRGTSNDRRSTADVGSTTIYPASGGQPVSLAQVADVTLASEPSVIQRRNLIRTVTVQGQNTAYTAQEIVDHLAPRIAAIELPAGYAIELGGEIEESAESNASLTHYMPFALLAMLLLFIWQFNSFRKLIVILATIPFTLIGVVIALKATGTPFSFMATFGVLALFGIIVNNAVLLLEQIEHGLSEGLARHEALVGAAMQRLRPIVMTKVTCIAGLVPLMLFAGPLWKGMAIGMIGGLALGTLVTLGLIPLLYEVLFGMKWPGSKRSHEAVQQPVQPV, from the coding sequence ATGAAGATCACAGAAATGGCGCTGCGCGCCAGCAGACTCACCTACCTTGCCGCGGTCATCATTCTTGTTGCCGGCATTGCCACGTTTCTCAATTTCCCTTCGCAGGAAGAGCCATCGGTCACGATTCGAGATGCGGTTGTTGCCGTTCTGAACCCTGGCATGCCAGCCGAACGTGTTGAGCAGTTGATCGCGCGTCCGATCGAGGAGCGTTTGCGGGAGCTGGCCGAGGTCAAGCGTGTAACCACAACCGTTCGCGCGGGCGGGGCCGTCATACAGGTCACGATCTGGGAGCGGTACACCGACCTAGCCCCCATATGGCAGCGCGTTCGCGCGAAGGTTGCCGATGCTCAGCCTCTGCTTCCACAGGGTACGTTGGGGCCATTTGTCAACGACGACTTCGGCCGTGTTGCCGTGGCCTCCATTGCGGTGACCGCGCCGGGCTACTCCATGGGCGAAATGCGTGTGTCGTTGAAAGAGATGCGCGATCGCCTATACGCGCTTCCCGGCGTTGATCGCATCAGCTTCTACGGCTTGCAGGAAGAGCGCGTCTATCTCGAATTTGATCGACCAAAACTAGCCCAGCTTGGATTGACCCCACAAGGGGTGATCGATCAACTCGTTAAACAAAACGTCGTGCTTTCAGGCGGGCAAATCGCCATCGGTGGCATCAACGCTTCGCTGGCTGTTAGTGGAGAGGTTCGCGACGCCGCCTCGCTGCGCGCGTTGCCGATCATGATGGCGCAAGCTCAGGGTGCGCGCGGTGCTTCGCCTGCTCCTTCAATCTCACTGGGAGAGCTTGCGCGCGTGCAGGTACAACCTGCAGATCCTCCCGAGTCTGCTGCAGTCTATAAGGGCCAGCCTGCCGTAGTGATGGCAGTGTCCATGACCTCGGGCCAGAACGTGGAGCAATTCGGCGTAGCCCTCAAATCCCGTGTGGCCGAGCTTGAGAAACTTCTGCCCGCAGGTTTCGAGCTCTCCTATGTGACATTCCAGGCAGACGTCGTCAAACGTGAAATGGGCAAGATGAACCAGGTGATGATCGAAACGATTGTCATCGTGCTCGGCGTCGTCGTCCTTTTCCTGGGATGGCGCACAGGATTCATCGTCGGGATGATCGTGCCGCTTACCATTCTGGGGGCACTGATCGTGATGCGCGCGCTGAACATCGAGCTGCAAAGTGTTTCGATGGCAGCCATCATCATCGCTTTGGGGCTCTTGGTAGACAACGGCATCGTGATTGCCGAAGACATTGAACGGCGCTTGGCAGCCGGTGAAGACCGCAAACAGGCTTGTCTCGAAGCGGGTCGTACCCTCGCACTGCCGCTGCTGACGTCCTCATTGGTTATCGTCATCGCCTTCTCCCCGTTCTTCTTCGGCCAGAGTGCGACGAGTGAGTATCTGCGCTCTCTCGTCATTGTCCTCGCGCTCACGTTACTCGGATCTTGGCTGTTGTGTCTGACCGTCACTCCACTGCTGTGCTACCACTTCACCAAAGTGCATCATCAACCGGCGAATGACGCGCAAACCTACAACACACGCTTCTATCGCGGCTATCGCAAGTTGCTTGAGTGGGTGCTTGACCACAAGGCGATCTACGTTGGTGTGATGACGGGTGCATTGGCCGTAGCTCTGTACGGATTCACGACACTGCCATACGACTTCTTGCCGAAGTCCGACCGAGTTCAATTCCAAATACCGGTGCAGCTCGCCCCTGGAACGGATTCACGGCTCACTCTTGCCAAAGTGAAGGAAGTGAGCGGCTGGCTCGGTGATCAAGAAATCAACCCCGAAATCACGGATCACATTGGCTACGTCGCTGACGGTGGGCCGCGCTTCATCCTTGGGCTCAATCCCCCATTGCCAGCATCGAACATCGCGTACTTTGTCGTGACGGTCAAGGCAGGCACCAACATTGACGTCGTGATTGCCCGAACTCGGGCTTACTTCGCGCAGCATCATGGAGATGTACGCGCAGAGCCTCAGCGGTTCTCGCTAGGCACTACCGAAGCCGGCACAGCCGTCTACCGGGTCAGTGGGCCGGATCATGAGGTGCTGATGAATGCGGCGGCGAAAATTGAGTCCGCGCTACGGGAGCTGCCAGGTACGGCCAACATCAAGAACAACTGGGATACCCGTGTCGGCCGTCTCGATGTTCGGGTCGATCAAGATCGTGCGCGACGTGCTGGCGTCACCACCGACGACATAGCTGCCTGGCTTGGCACCCGCTACATCGGCCAGTCGATCTCTGTGATCCGAGATGGCGATACCAGCGTGCCAATCGTGATGCGCGGGACGTCCAATGATCGGCGCAGCACTGCGGACGTTGGTTCGACGACCATCTATCCAGCGTCGGGTGGCCAGCCGGTTTCCCTGGCGCAAGTGGCCGATGTCACGCTCGCTAGCGAGCCGTCTGTGATCCAGCGCCGCAATCTCATTCGTACAGTCACAGTTCAGGGGCAGAACACCGCATACACCGCGCAAGAGATCGTGGATCACCTCGCACCTCGGATCGCCGCAATTGAACTACCTGCAGGCTATGCCATAGAGCTTGGTGGAGAAATTGAGGAATCGGCTGAATCGAATGCATCGCTCACGCACTACATGCCGTTCGCTCTTCTGGCGATGTTGCTGCTATTCATCTGGCAGTTCAACTCCTTCCGCAAGCTGATCGTGATTCTCGCAACGATTCCCTTCACGTTGATTGGGGTCGTGATTGCACTGAAGGCAACAGGCACTCCTTTCAGCTTCATGGCGACATTCGGGGTGCTTGCGCTGTTCGGAATCATCGTCAACAACGCCGTTCTTCTGCTCGAACAAATTGAACACGGCCTCTCGGAAGGTCTCGCCCGACATGAAGCCCTGGTGGGAGCTGCGATGCAGCGGCTGCGTCCAATCGTGATGACCAAGGTGACCTGTATCGCGGGTCTCGTGCCCCTGATGTTGTTTGCGGGGCCGCTGTGGAAGGGCATGGCCATCGGCATGATCGGTGGTCTCGCACTTGGCACGCTCGTGACGCTTGGCCTGATTCCGTTGCTCTACGAGGTGCTGTTCGGAATGAAGTGGCCGGGCAGCAAACGGAGTCACGAGGCGGTACAACAACCAGTGCAACCGGTCTGA